The region ATCACCGACGAGCGGGCCCGGCACCAGGTGTCCGCCCGGCTGATCCCGCTGGACAGGGTCAGCGACTGGGTACGCGGCGGGTCCTCCATCGACCACGTGCGCAACTGGTACTTCCGGGTGATGGCGGTGGCGGTCCAGGCCGGGAACCGCGAGGTGGCCGGCTGGACCCAGCCGCTGTTCGAACCGCTCGGGACGGGTATCGCCGCCTTCCTGGTACGGCGCTTCGGCGGCGTACCCCACCTGCTGGCCCAGGCCAGGGTCGAGGGCGGCTTCCTCGACACGGTCGAACTGGGGCCGACGGTGCAGCTCACGCCGAACTACCACGACCACCTGACCGGCCCGAGCCGCCCGCCGTTCCTCGACCTGGTACGCGACGCGGAGGCCCGGACGATCCGCTACGACGCCGTCCACTCCGAGGAGGGCGGCCGGTTCTACCACGCCGAAAGCCGCTACCTGATCATCGAGGCCGAGCCGGACCAGGCGCCGATCGATCCACCGCCCGGCTTCTGCTGGGTCACCAGCGGTCAGCTGAACTCGCTCGTACGGCACGGTCACTACGTCAACGTCCAGGCCCGCACCCTGCTGTCCGTACTCAACTCACGAGCGGTCGACCTCTGATCCGCCCCCGGCCGACGCTGGCGCTCCCGCGTTGTGGGTACGCGGGAGCGCCAGTTGTGCGCCGGTCCCCTTCGTCAGGGAATCGTGGTGTTGGCGGCGAGCAGGAGAAGCCACTGGCCGCGTTCGTAGGTGAAGGTCTGTGACGTGATGAAATGCATGTTGATGCCGATCGCGGGATTGCTGAACCGCGACTCGAGAACCAGCAGCGCGGTTCCGCAACCGTCGACGATCCGCTGGTACTCCACAAAGGTGGACACGAAATCCACGGCGAAGAGGTTGGTCAGATGCGCCTCGATCGTCGCCTTGCCGGGAAGGTAGGCCCCGGTCGGATCGATCTCCACGGCGTCCTGCCGGTAGGTGGGCATCAGCCGAGTCAGGTCGCGGGCCTGGAAGGCCACGTCACGCTTTCGGACGACCTGGTCGAACCGCTGCGCGCATCCGGGGCGCCAGTGGTTCTGGTCCTGATGCTTCGGACCCGCCTGGGCCGGCGCTACCAGAAAACCACCCAGGATTACTACCAGAAATACGGTGGCGAACTTCTTCACGCGATCCCTCCCTGCTGCGATATCGATGACTGTTTTCCTGTGCGGAAATATGTATCCGGTGGTGAGCGTCGGAGACGGGGCGGCGGCAGGCTGCCGTCGGCACCGGGCTCGGCCGGGGCCGCCGGCTGAAAAACTCGGCCGGGGCCGTCGGCTGAAGAATCGGTCGGTCGGCCGGAGCGGGCATGGGTCGTCCGGCCCGGACGATCGTCGGATGCCGTACCGGTCGGCTGGACGGGGGCCCACCCACTATGGGTCCAGCGACGACCGATCGTCTTCTCCTGCCGTGCGCTAGCGTCGCGGGGGAGGACAGACGGGCCCTGCGGTCGGTCGAGGTCGCCGGGTGCCGGTTCTGCTTTGTGACCCACGTCACGGAATATGGAGAACCGTGGCGGGCGTACCCGTCGTCTTGCTTGGTGTGAGACGAAGCTTGGACAAACTCGACGAGGGTGAGCTGCTGCGCTGCGTCGCACGCGGCGATCGGCGCGCCTTCGACGAGCTGTACCGGCGCACCGCGCCGTGGCTGACCGTACGGCTGCGTCGGCGCTGCACCGACCCGGACGTGGTGGCCGACGTGCTACAGGAGACGTACCTGGCGGTGTGGCGGTCGGCCGGCAGCCAGGCGCATGCCTCGACCGAGGGCAGCGCCCTGGGTTGGATGTGGACGATCGCGGCCCACCGACTGGTCGACGCGTTCCGTCGGCGAGCCCGGCAGGAGCGGGTGCCGGCGGTACAGACCTTCGAGAACATGGCCCCGGCGGCCGAGGACGAGGCGCTGGCCGGCGGCATCGACTCCCGCCTGGAAACAGCCCTGCTGGCACTGCCGGCGGAGTTGCGTCAGGTATTGCGGGCGATGGTCCTCGACGGGTTGACGGCACGGGAGACCTCGCTGCTGCTCGGTGTCCCGGAAGGAACTGTGAAGACCCGCGCGCGGCGGGCCCGGATCGCCATGCGGGAGGCGTTGTCATGACCACTCACCCAACACACGCCCTGATCTCCCGCTACGCCATGGGTGACGCCGGTGTCGACGACGCGACCGTCTGGGCGGTGGAGGCGCACCTGGAATCCTGCGCCGACTGCCGGGCGCTGCTGGCCGACGCCATCGACCCCGGCACGCGGGACCTGCTCGACCGGGTGGCCGACGGGGTCGCGGCGGGGATCGCCGCCAGTCCCGTCCGGAGGCGGCGCAGGCTGCTGCGGCGTACGGGGGCTGCGGCGCGGCTCCTGCCCTGGCTGGCCACGGCGGCCGGGTTGATGCTGCTCGCGGTCATGTTCGAGAAGGTCTTCGAGAGCCGACCGTCACTTGTGCTGCTGATCGCGCCGGTGGCGCCGCTGCTGCCGGTGGCCGCCGCGTGGAGCCGCTACACCGATCCCGCCTGGGAGCTGATGGCGAGCGTGCCCCGAGCCGGGTTGCGACTGCTGTTGCACCGTACGGCCGCGGTTCTGGCGGCGGTCGTGCCGATTCTGGCGGTGGCGGGCTGGGGGACCGGGCACTCGCCGGCCCAATGGTTGCTGCCGTGCCTGGCCTTCATCGCCGGCACCCTGGCGCTGGGCGGGTTGGTCGGGGTGGACCGGGCCGCACTCGGGCTGACGGTCACCTGGTCCGCGGGGGTGGTGCTGCCGAGCCTGGCCGGCAATCGACTCCCGAGCATCCTGAACGGCGACAGCTGGCCCGGATGGGTCGGGCTCACCCTGGCGTTGACGGCCGTGGTGCTCGTCCGCGCCGCAGACCACAACCGTCTCGGTACGGACCAGACCTGACCTGACCCCGGCGCCCCGAGCGCCACCACGTTCCCCGCTCCACCGGCGGCACGCCACCACATCGGCGGCCCCGCCCTCCGGGCTGCCGATTTCACGTACGGGAAGCACAGCCCCCGCCGGACATTCCACCCGCAGGTGGCGGATATGCCACACCACGAATGGAGAAATTATGATGCGCGCTGTCAGCGCGGCGGAGATATCGCCGACCACCTACGCCTGGCCGGTGCACGCCGAGAAACTGGTCGTCCGAGCCGGACGGCACGTGGCGGTCAACGAACTCGACCTGGCGCTGGGCACCGGCGTGCACGGACTGCTGGGCCCCAACGGCGCCGGCAAGACAACGCTGATGCGAGCCCTGGCCACGGTGCTGAAGCCGGCCGGCGGGCGGCTGAACCTGCTCGGCCACGACGCCACCGGCCGCGCCGACCTGCGTGAGGTACGCCGAGGGCTCGGCTACCTGCCGCAGCATTTCGGGTTCTACCCGCGCTTCACCGTACGGGAGTTCGTCGAGTACATGGCCTGGCTCAAGGAGATGCCGAAGCCGGTCGTCGCCGGTGCGGTGCAGCGGTCCATCGAACGGGTCGGCCTGGCCGACCGCGCCGACTCGAAAATGAAGACGCTGTCCGGGGGCATGCTGCGCCGCGCCGGAATCGCGCAGGCGATCGTCAACGACCCGCAGGTGCTGCTGCTCGACGAGCCCACCGTGGGCCTCGACCCGGAGCAGCGCCTCGACTTCCGCGAACTGCTGCGCGACATCGGCGTGGACAGTTGCGTACTGGTCTCCACCCACCTGGTCGAGGACGTCGCGGCCGCCTGCACCGACGTGGTGTTGATCAACGAGGGCCGGTTGGTGTGGCAGGGCAGCGCGGCGCAGCTGGCGCAGGAGGAAGACGCCGGAGCAGCCGGAGACAGCGCCACCGAGCGCGGCTACTCGGCGCTGCTACGGGCGCACCGCGAGCAGGTGAAGGCATGATGGCCCGGATCCTGCGCATCGAACTGCGCCGCTCCCCGGCCGCGTTCATCGCACTGCTGTCCATCGTGCTCGGCACCGGCCTGCTGCTGTCCTACACCGTCGGGTTCGAAGGGCGCTGGATGCAGCTGGCGGTGGCCGTACGGATGAACCTGCTGTTGATGTTGCCCTTGGCACTGGCCGGCGGAGCGTGGCTGGGCCGGCGCGACACGCTCTACCGGGTCGACGAACTGTTCGCCAGCACCGTCAGACCGCGACGGCAACGAGTCGTGCCGGCGGCGGCCGCGCTCGCGCTCGCGATGGTGAGCGCCTACCTCCTGGTCTTCCTCATCGGGGTGCCATGGGTAGCCCCGACGTCGGGATACTTCCCGGTCGCCGCGATCGCCGTCACCGTGGTCGGTGCCATCTCGCTGATCGCCGCGGGCTGGCTCGGCATGGCCGCCGGTCGGGCCGTACCCCGGTTGTTCACCGCGCCGGCGCTCGCCGTGGTCGGCGCCGCCGTGGCCGGCATAATTCCGCTGTGGATGGGTGAGCCCATGGTGGGCGGGGACGCCAAACCCGGTCCGGCGGCGCTCCTGCTCAGCCCGATCCACGACGGCAACATCGACGACTTCCAGACGATCGTGGCGCGGGTCAACACCACCCAGGCGCTGTGGCTGACGGCCCTCGCCATCACCGCACTGCTCCTGGTCGGCGCGGCCAGCCGCCGCACGGTTGCGCTGGCGGTGCTCCCGGCGGTGGTCGGTGCCGTGATCGCGGTACCGCTCCTGCCCGCCGGTGGTTACTCCGCCGCGGCCGCAGTGGACCCGGTAGCCCGGGAGCTGGTGTGCGACAGCGACGGCCCGCGGGTCTGCGTGACCCGGGTGCACGCCTACCTCCTGCCCGAGGTCGTCGGCCCGGCCCGGCAGGCCCTGACCATGCTGGCGGCGAAGTTGCCCGACGCCCCCACCCGAGTGGTGGAAAGCCCACAGCTTCACGACTGGGCACGGTCGAGCACGGACCCGGCCCCGGTCCCGCACCAGCCCGACACGCTCGGCTTCGGCCTTGCCTCGATCGGGATCGTCAGCAGCGAATTCGCCGACCCGATCTTCCTGACATTCCTGCTCGGGTCGGCCTGGGAGCAGGACTGCGACGCGAAGATGAGCGGAGAACCCGGCGGAACCGAGGGCCGGTACCTCTTCCAGGAGGTGGCCGCCGCCTGGCTGCGCGGGCAACCGAGCACCTGGCAGGCACTGATGCCCGAGGAACGCGGGCAGGCGGAAGACGCGTACCGGACGTTGACCGGCCTGCCGCCGGCCGAGCAGGGACGCCGGATGGCGCAGGCCCGCGCCGCCGCGCTGAACTGCCAGGGCGAAGATCTAATGCCATTCCTGTACGGCGAGACGCCGTGAGGTGGCTCCGGCTCTACCTGCGGTCCCGACGGGTTCCCCTCGCGCTGACCCTCGCGACGGCGGCGATCGTGCTGGTGTGGGCGTTGTGGTTTGCCTACTCCGACTCGCGGGCGATCAACGTGCGTCTGATCAGCCTCACCGTGACGCTGGCGGTAGCCGCGTTCGGCGCCACCCTCAGCGGGGCCGACGATGCCCTCGACCACACCGCGTCGATGAACTGGCCGGTACGCCGTGCCGGACACCTGGTACTCGCCGCCGGAGCGATAGTCGGACTGCTGTTGCTCACCACGATCACCGAGGCGCGTTTCGAACCGCTCACCGTCGTACTGCGCAACACCGCGGGCATGCTCGGACTCACCGCACTCGGCGCGGCGCTGCTCGGCGTCACCCGCGCCTGGATCGCCCCGCTGGCCTGGACCCTCATCGCGATCCTGCCGATGATGGGCCCCAGCGAGCACCTGAGGATGCAGGTTGCCGGTTGGTTGATCCAGCCCGCCGACACCACCGCCGCCACCGTCTGCGCCACCATCCTCGCCGCGACCGGGCTGCTCGCCTACACCCTGTACGGATGTCCCCGGCGCCCCGTGGCCCAGACGGCCCCGGACCACTGACCGGCTCCCGGGTGCCAGGTGCTGGTCCGTCGGCACCTGGCACCCGGTTGGTCGTACAAAAGATTTCCAGGGTCCGTGAAACCGCCGGGCGACAGCAGGCGTGTTGAACCGACGCCGACACGCCATCTTGATTCCCAACCGACACCGATGTGACGGAGCGCTAGGAGGACGACATGTTCACCATGAAGTGGGTTACCGGTGCGGCGATGCTGGTGTGCACCGGCGCGCTGATGGCCTGCGGGCCCGCAATCGGCGCGACACCGGGTGCCCCGGTGGGGGCGGCATCAGCTCCGCTCGCCGCCGAGGCACCGCAAGCAGCGACAGACGCGATCGACCCGGCACTCTCCGGTACGCGTGAGGTCACGATCGTGGCGGTGCAGGCGCCGGTGCAGGCTCGTGGGGGGCGGCTGGCGCTCGACGGCCGGCTCGTCGAAGCCGACGAGGTCGGTGGGCGCCAGCTGTTCGTCCCGACACCGCTCGACGGGGACACGTACCTGATCAAGGCGTACACCAGGGCCAACAACCATCCGGCCGCCGACGAACCGAGCTGCTGGCAGGAGTACGTCCCGGTGAACGCGAGGTCGTCAACCGTCGAGGCGGCCGTCTGCGACGCCACCAACCCGGCCCAACGGTTCACCATCACCCCCAACGGCAGGGGAGCGTACGGGGTCAGCATCGGCTCGGCGTACCTCCAGTTCTCCTCCAACGACGGTCTGATCCTCGAAGAGCTCGGCGGCGCGCCCCTGCTGAGCCTGTTCCAGTTCGTCGACAACGGCCCCGCCCGCCGCCCGGCCGACGGGTGAGCGAACTTGTCGGCTGCTTCATTGTCCGGCTGCGTGACGTGTAGCGCGATGATCAGGCGGGTTGTGGGATCGGGGTGGGGTTCCCGGGGTGGGGCGCGACGGGTGCCGGCAGCTGATGACGCGTACCGCTCCCTGTCGACGGGGACCGGCCGCGAGCGGGTACCCTGTAGCCTCGCGCCCTCGTAGCTCAGAGGATAGAGCATCGGTTTCCTAATAGTGATGCGAGGAAACCGTTGTAGCCGCACACCCCGCGTTTTCGGCATCCATTTGTTGCATTCGTGTACGACGATGGTCGTTGGGTGCTCCGTTGCAAATGCTTGGTCGTGCCATCGCCGATGACGGGATGGTCGGGATCGAGTGTTGCCGCAGGTGGTGAGTGGGCACTGGTCGGCGGACCGGTTGTGACCTTCGGGTACGGCGACAGGCTAAACCTGATCATGCGGGTGGGTGAGTTCCGTCCGGCTCGGAAAGGCCCTTTGGGCGATGTACATCTTGGCCTATGGCTGCGATCCTCAGTCCTCAGGCTGGTCCAGATGGTGAGGGGTACGTTTTGGGGTATGAACCCGCCTGGCAGCTCGTTCTATCCGCTGCCCGCCGGCTCGCAGTGGAACAGCCAGAGTTCGGGCGAGCCGAGCTGATTGATGAGGTACGGCGAGTCGACCCGAGCCGACGGCCGGAATCACTCGGGCCAGTGATTCAGGGGATGACCAGGGACGCCAGCGGTGGGCCACCGAGCCCTTGCGGGACACCCCTGATCCGCCTCGGGCACGGGCGGTACGCCCTCGTCGAGACCGCCCTGCCACAGCAGACCCGCGTCGTGGCGCCAGCCCAGACCCTCGGGCGTGCCGACATCGCGCTGATTGGCTGTGTGAAGACGAAAGCGGGCTATCCCATGCCCGCTCGAGATCTCTACCTGTCGCCACTGTTCCTACGCCGTCGTGAGTACGCCGAGCAGCAGGCCTACCGCTGCTACATCCTGAGTGCCGAACACGCGCTGGTCCCGCCCGAGACGGTGCTCGCCCCGTACGACACCGCGCTGGCCGATCAAACTTCTGAGTATCGGCGTGCCTGGGGTCAGTGGGTGCTGGCAAAGCTGGTGCGTGCCGAGGGTTCGCTGCGGGGCAGGATTGTCGAGGTTCATGCCGGCGACGAGTACAGCCGGCCGATCGCGCACCTTCTTGAGCAGGCCGGGGCGACCGTTCGTCGGCCGCTTGCCGGGCTGACGCTTGGCGAGCAACTGGCCTGGTACGACCAACAGCCGAAGGACCTGGTTCCGACGCAGGCTCGACCCGTCGAGACGCAGCCGTCCGTCGTACCGTCCACGAGTCAGGCCGTGGTGGCGGCGCTGCTGCGTTACGGGCGGGAGCACCAGGCCGAGAGGGCTGACGCTCCGCCTCGCTTTACCCCCGACCCGGACGCCAACACCCTCGTCCTCACCGACCCGTTCGCGTTCCTCCTGGCCGTCCTCTTCGACCAGGGCATACCCGCCGAGCGCGCCTGGCAGGCACCGTACGAGCTGCGGCGGCGTCTCGGTCACCTCGATCCGGCCGGTATCGTCGCCGATCCGAAAGGCGTGCGGGCCGCGGTGGCCCAGCAGCCCGCCCTGCATAGGTACGTGAACAACATGTCGGTGTGGGTCGTGGCCGCCGCCGGCTTGGTCGTGGACCGCTACGGCAGCGACGCCGGGCTGGTCTGGTCCGGCGAGCCACGAGCCGCCGACCTTGCGGCACGGCTGCGGACCTTACCCGGGATAGGGCAGAAGAAGGCTGCCATGGCGGTCGAGATCCTGGCCCGTGAGGTGCCCCGAGGACTCCGGACACGTCCCCAAGTAGGGTGATGAGAGTCCGGAAGGAACGGTACGTGGCAAAGAAACCAGCAAGGTATTCACCGGAGTTGCGCGCCGAGGCGGTCAAGGCGGTGATCGAGGGGCAGCGCAGCTACGCTGATGTCGCCCGCGATTTCGGTCTGATTGCGGAGACGGTACGCAACTGGGTGATCGCGGAGAAGAAAAAGAACCCTGGTGGCAGTGATGACGCCCGCGAGGCGATCGATCGGGTGCGGACAGCCGAGATGGAACGGCGCATTCGGGAACTGGAGCAAGAGAACGCGTTCCTGAAAAAAGCTGCGGCCTTCTTCGCGAGAGAACAACGGTGAGCGAGCGGTACGCTTTCATCTCCGGGGGGAAGGCCGACTTTGAGGTAAGCATGATGTGCCGGATGTTGGGTGTCTCCCGGTCGGGGTACTACGAGTGGCTCGACCGGCCTGTTTCGGCGCGGGCAACGCGGCGTCTGGAACTGACGAAGAGAATTCGGAGCGTCTTTGTCGGGTCTGGTCGTACCTATGGTTACCGGCGGGTCCACGCTGAACTCGCGCGTGCCGGCGTGGAGGTCGACGACGAGCTCGTGCGGCGGCTGATGGCGGCGGCCGGGTTGGTGCCTGTACAGGTCAAACGCCAATGCCGTTCAGTTAGGGCGTCTGCTGAGGTCAGTGTGGTGAGCTGACGTCGGTTGTGGAGGGCGGTACGGTGGCTGGCCGTGACGTCAGCGGTGGTAGAGACAGCGCAACGGCCGTGGGGCCGGTTGACCGACCATATCGGGCTGGGTGTGGTGTCGGCCCGTTTCGGGCGTGACCTGCTGGAGGAGGTCCTCAACCGCACCGAGCGGCGGGAGAAGCGGTCGAGGCGGCTG is a window of Micromonospora sp. NBC_01699 DNA encoding:
- a CDS encoding IS3 family transposase, giving the protein MSERYAFISGGKADFEVSMMCRMLGVSRSGYYEWLDRPVSARATRRLELTKRIRSVFVGSGRTYGYRRVHAELARAGVEVDDELVRRLMAAAGLVPVQVKRQCRSVRASAEVSVVS
- a CDS encoding transposase — encoded protein: MAKKPARYSPELRAEAVKAVIEGQRSYADVARDFGLIAETVRNWVIAEKKKNPGGSDDAREAIDRVRTAEMERRIRELEQENAFLKKAAAFFAREQR
- a CDS encoding RNA polymerase sigma factor, giving the protein MRRSLDKLDEGELLRCVARGDRRAFDELYRRTAPWLTVRLRRRCTDPDVVADVLQETYLAVWRSAGSQAHASTEGSALGWMWTIAAHRLVDAFRRRARQERVPAVQTFENMAPAAEDEALAGGIDSRLETALLALPAELRQVLRAMVLDGLTARETSLLLGVPEGTVKTRARRARIAMREALS
- a CDS encoding DUF6884 domain-containing protein, giving the protein MAPAQTLGRADIALIGCVKTKAGYPMPARDLYLSPLFLRRREYAEQQAYRCYILSAEHALVPPETVLAPYDTALADQTSEYRRAWGQWVLAKLVRAEGSLRGRIVEVHAGDEYSRPIAHLLEQAGATVRRPLAGLTLGEQLAWYDQQPKDLVPTQARPVETQPSVVPSTSQAVVAALLRYGREHQAERADAPPRFTPDPDANTLVLTDPFAFLLAVLFDQGIPAERAWQAPYELRRRLGHLDPAGIVADPKGVRAAVAQQPALHRYVNNMSVWVVAAAGLVVDRYGSDAGLVWSGEPRAADLAARLRTLPGIGQKKAAMAVEILAREVPRGLRTRPQVG
- a CDS encoding zf-HC2 domain-containing protein gives rise to the protein MTTHPTHALISRYAMGDAGVDDATVWAVEAHLESCADCRALLADAIDPGTRDLLDRVADGVAAGIAASPVRRRRRLLRRTGAAARLLPWLATAAGLMLLAVMFEKVFESRPSLVLLIAPVAPLLPVAAAWSRYTDPAWELMASVPRAGLRLLLHRTAAVLAAVVPILAVAGWGTGHSPAQWLLPCLAFIAGTLALGGLVGVDRAALGLTVTWSAGVVLPSLAGNRLPSILNGDSWPGWVGLTLALTAVVLVRAADHNRLGTDQT
- a CDS encoding YybH family protein, producing MKKFATVFLVVILGGFLVAPAQAGPKHQDQNHWRPGCAQRFDQVVRKRDVAFQARDLTRLMPTYRQDAVEIDPTGAYLPGKATIEAHLTNLFAVDFVSTFVEYQRIVDGCGTALLVLESRFSNPAIGINMHFITSQTFTYERGQWLLLLAANTTIP
- a CDS encoding ABC transporter ATP-binding protein — translated: MMRAVSAAEISPTTYAWPVHAEKLVVRAGRHVAVNELDLALGTGVHGLLGPNGAGKTTLMRALATVLKPAGGRLNLLGHDATGRADLREVRRGLGYLPQHFGFYPRFTVREFVEYMAWLKEMPKPVVAGAVQRSIERVGLADRADSKMKTLSGGMLRRAGIAQAIVNDPQVLLLDEPTVGLDPEQRLDFRELLRDIGVDSCVLVSTHLVEDVAAACTDVVLINEGRLVWQGSAAQLAQEEDAGAAGDSATERGYSALLRAHREQVKA